Part of the Colletotrichum destructivum chromosome 12, complete sequence genome, AACTTAGTTGATCGCCAAACGGACAGTGTGTTTGCACACATGCCGATAGTTCCGCCTGGACGGCAATGCTAGAACAGATACAAGCAGTCACGTCTTCTGGATCGCAGGCGGATATCAAGAATGTGCTGCTGATACACTCAGACTAGATGGATGACTTATCAGCATGACAGAGACCTGGATGATGACGCAAAGACTCACAGCACATGTCGAAACCTGCGAAAGAACCTTGGCGGCCGACGTTGCCTTCACGATGGCAACAGAAAGCTGCAAAATCAGGAGAACGAGAACTGACGACTGACGGGACGTTATTAACGGCATACTGACAACAGTGACAAGAAAGTGTGAGGATGCCGAGACACATGGGTGCCAACGATGTCACCGAGGTTTCAGCTCTGACGGGAGCGGCATACCGTATATGGGGGGCACACCTCAGCGTACTCCGTACCATCATGATGGATGGAATATATGCGGCACTGGGAGAGATATTTGGCGTCGACCGTAGCAGCCGAAATATGCTTCCTGTAATTTTCACGCAGGAGAGATGGCAAGTAGTCGTGCGCGAGAAGAACAGAGCTTACAGAGCCATTTacggcgccggtggccaGCCTACTGATCGATGCCTCGTCTTGCGTATCCGCTCGTTCGTTACGAATCTATGACAAAGGTGGTTGGTATTTGGCGATTTGCAGCTAGGCTTGGAAAGCAAGGCTTAGAATGTTATCAGAATGACTGCTCGCCACCGTTAGCACCAGTCGTGCGCGTTATCTTACGCAGTGATCTGCAAGCAGCCCATCGTAGTTTTTGATACAGGTGGTTTTAGGGAAGAACCCTTCGACACATCATGGTTGCTCTGGGGATTACCAGGAGCCTTAGCGCGTCCTGGCATGAGCTGGTTCATTCAAAGCGCGTAGACATCAAGCGAGAGATCTGAAATCATTCGGATAGCAATATTTTGTAGAGAACCAACAGCGCGAGCAAACGGCACGCGATAAAATCCCTCATGCTCTCAGAAGTAACTGCTCGACTAGTCtacatcatcctcatcttcgtccgTGTTCGACTCAGAGCCTTCCTCAGACACATCTACGCCTCCATCAAAGCTAGAGTCGGCATCAGACGTGCTGACATATTCACCATCCGACAGGTCTTCATCCATGCCACACATCGAGTGGCCTGCCGACTCTAGCTCTTCGTCGCTGAGCGTGTTGAGAAACAACTCGGACACGTCTGCGGTGTTCAGCTGAAAGACGGCCCTTGTGCGGTGCATCGACGACTCGTGAGTGTCGGGAAACAAGATCCGTACGCAGCAGTACATATAAagcatcttcctcgacacGGAATCGTTGCAGAGGTTGAGAGTTGCGGGCAGCAGCCCCGGCTGAATAGCGTCTTCCGGCGCATGGATCTCCAATACCCGCGCAGAGAACATCAGAACTTGCTCCAGCACCTTGACAATGACAGGTATGTTGCCAAAGTCAAAGTTCAACGCCTTATCAAACTCGAAAAGGAGGTTGATTCTGTCGTCGGACGGGCCATCGTCTGGCTGTTCGTGCGCGTCGCGGAGTTTCAGGCAGGCTAGAAGCGCGGCCACCTTGACGACGAACTCTTTGCCTTGGAGTGGCCCACACAGACTGCTTATGACATAGGCAACGAACCGATCTCCCGAGGTGCTGTTGATGTCCTCTTTTACTTTGTCAAACGGCGGGTACCACGTGTCGTCAGTCAGTCCGGTATGGGGACAGTTGACGGCCAGGCAGATGGCAAGGCAGCACTGCTCATCCTGTCTAAGTAGATTTTTCCTGATCTCATCAGCAGGCTATCCACCGTGATAGAACAATGATGCCCGGCTTACCACATGGAGTCCATGGTCTATGAGCACGTCTATGGCTGCTCGGTAGTTTCTGTTCGCTtcacgccgacgacgacttttATATCGTCTACAACTTGGCTGCAAACTGGCATCGAATGGAATTGAAGCAAATCCTGCTCTTCGTCCACACAGACTTATGTTGACGTCCGACATCATCGACCCAAAACGAGTCTCCTGCCTACTGGGCTGTGCAGAAGCAACAACTGGCGTAAGCAATTCATTTCAATAGCAGTTCTGCAATGGTCTTGGGGGCTTGGACACAGTCGTGAAGTGAGACGTGGATGCACACCCATTCGTGACGTTGAAAGAACGGCAACGACAGTGGCCTGGTCCGCTTTGCTGGTTGGTGTTTTGGCTTCGCACAATGCGCTTCTGGTCATCTTCtggctttttcttcttgaaCTCTACAACTGCATATTCCTTGCCTATTCAACAGTATATAATGATCTTGTACGCGGGGTTTGACATTCTGAAAGCAGTTAAGCCCATCCGCAAAGCACAGTGGCATGGCAACCAGACCCTTGAAACGCCCTCGCCAATCAACCGGTTGGCCGAGTCAACCGACTGACATAGACAACGAAGTTGTGGCTTTAGGCGGAACGACCCACGCAATCAACCTCACAGAGTCCACTATACAATCTCAAAAAGCACCGGTCAGTAGGGAAAAACGTCTGGAGGAACTCGTGAGAGACTCCGGCCGTCTCAGACAAGAACTTGACTACTGGAAAGGCGTCGCCCTGAAGGGGTCCACCTTCATAGCCAACGTCGACGAAGCTGTTGCGCAGCTTGCCGACATTGTCAGCAGATTTAGGAGTGTCCTTAGCGAGACAAACTCTGTGGTGGCGGAGAACAGTATGGCTCGTGATAATCCGTCAGAGTCCGATCTCAACGGCGATATAGAGAGACAGACCGGTTGTAGACAAGAtttgccgttgacgacaGCCGACCTCAATCTACTCCTGACTCCTGTCAGACGGGGTCGAGGGGGGTATGACTTTGAGGTTGTTGATCCGAAAAGGAGTCCGAAGCGGGCCCCAAACAATCCTGGAGGCTGGTTCTAGAGTGAAGCGTAAGGTATCACGGAGATCATCTTTCATCCGCTCCGTTATCTAGTATTGGGAATGATTCTGTGCTTGTCCCGCTCCGGGCGAAATACCTGTTGTGTCAGAAAAAGGCTTCGGCCGATCTGAAAGTACTGTCCACTAGTTATGAGCAGAAGCAGGGCAAGCAATAATCTTGAGGACGCCTAGTGTCTATGGAAGGAGCTCCAAATGGTGAGATCTCGTCACCGATTCCGAACGTGGCTGAAGTGTTCATGCTGGGCCGCAGCTGGAATCAGCTCTCCGATTCCGCAGTCACTTCGAAGTAAGGCTAGAAACAGGCGCGAAAGATGTATGCAGTATATAAGAAATGCTAGGAGCCAACAGTCTGACACTTGCTTTCGCCGCCGTGACtaaccacaccgaagccttgctaacctgctcctgcggggaggcaaaggacgtagatcatctggtctactgcccagcgaccctggcgaggaggcagcagtggcccaccctctacccaactggtccgctcgaccccataggacctatgggatcccttgaacgatacttcaagggactaatgactgacccaaaaggctttgaggccttcctccgcgtgacaaacttcttccggaagatctgtccacgctactagggaacgggcttcggcacgggatctagacagccaactcaaccctCATAGggaatagacgggaagcaatgaatctggggaaccagcgggaaccagtgacagatagaaggcatagtagccatcaggcaggatttggaggacgaaagaAAGGGCGATGTATGTAGTACGTAGTCCTggcccacggctctccacgccacatacccctcgggaggtctgcgacaagggttccacccttgccgccatggcgttaaatacaacaacaacaacaacaaataTGGGTGGATAATGGCACCCATCAAGCCGCATGTGTGGCTGCACAAGACTTGGCCCAGTCTGACAGGTGAAGGATATGACCGGGGTCATCAACCGCGTAAACACAAAAATTCTCCTATGCACAACTGAATCACGACAACAGGGTTAACAGCGCCCATACAACCCCATTGGACAGGAGAAGATACGCAAAGCGATGTTTCTCGAGTATGTTCCACGGCAATGCAATTGCATGAGTACTAAAGGTCTGACAAATGGTGGATTGCGTTTTGGTCCGCGGCAATTCAAACCTTGCCGCTGCTTCGGCTTAATTatcacacacaaacacatgAAAGTTAGGCCATATTGACCACCCTACAGATTCCAGGTGCACATGCGGCATTAAATTTGCGAAGAGAACGCGCGTCAATTTTCTTGCCGGACGCAAACGAGTAGATTGTAGAGAAAGCCGGCGGGAATTTCCTTTTGCAAAACCAATAAGTAAAAACACACAGATTTGAGAATGAACGTGTGCGAACTTCCTATCGCGATGAAAACAAGTAAAAAGTAACAGAACTCAGCGCTAACGCGTGTTAATTTCTTCCTGCGATGCGGATTGGTGAAAGCTTAAGGGCGCAGGCTAGCGGAGTTTGAACTGATAACATCACTCAATCTTCCCCTCTCGTCTCTTGGCAATGGAGATCTCTTTGTGATATTGACATGTACTTGTGTCTTTCAGAAGCCTTGCTAAactgctcctgcggggaggcaaaagACGTAGATCAcctggtctactgcccagcgaccctggcgaggaggcagcagtggcccaccctctacccaactggtccgctcgaccccataggacctatgggatcccttgaacgatacttcaagggactaatgactgacccaaaaggctttgaggccttcctccgcGTGACAcacttcttccggaagatctgcccacgctactagggaacgggcttcggcacgggatctagacagcctACTGAACCCTCATAGggaatagacgggaagcaatgaatctggggaaccagcgggaaccagggacagatagaaggcatagtagccatcaggcaggatttggaggacgaaaggaagggcgatgtatgaagtacatagtcctagcccacggctctccacgccacatacccctcgggaggtctgcgacaagggcCCCACCCTTGTCACCCTGGCATTAAATACAACATCAATAACAACAAAAAAGGAGACTATGGCACAAAGTCACTAATGTACATTTAATAAGGAGCCGCTATCTAGCTGTCCACCTGTCTCGGGCTCTTTGAGCACTGCCCGCTGGCTTCGGACCGTCTCTgaccttttttctttcttttttttcttctcccctcccctttccctaCTCCATCTCCTTCCTGTTGAAAAAGTGACTTGTGACTCGCTCCAGCAATCGCCTCCCGTAAGAATCCCGCCGCATTATATCCGTCGTCCTCTGGCGTGCAAAGCAATCTGTCCTGAGACTGATGTAAGCAGGGGATCATGTCAACCAGGTTCAATACTTGCCTGCAATATGGCCCGCAGCGATGCCCAGCAAAACCAGATCGTGCTCAAGGTGCTCTCATTTTCAGAGCCTGTATAGTTAACAGCTGCTAAGGCGGCGCTACACCCTTCGATGCTAGTTTGTAATTTGTATATATTTAAGTATCCCGGCTGCTGTATTCTGTGCGTTCGTATAAAACCATGCTTGGTCTACTACAAGACCTAAGCCGACTCAGAGCGAGCTGGCGTTTGGAAGACGTATTAGATCCCCTAAGTCTACACTACTTTCGAGACCCGTGTAGCTTGGCGTTGAGCATGTTGGGTTAGGCTTTACAAACTTCAGCAGTTTAGATGTACTCCAAAGACAGCATTGTGTGAGGCTGAAGATGTAAACTACCTATGGCTTTGCCTACCTGTGTACGCGGTATCTCCAAGACCAGTGTTTTCGTGACCCATCAAGTAGTGCTTCCATGTCGTTCACATACTCTTCCATACCTGTCTCTGAACCAGCTATCAGACCAGCCATGACACTTTCATAAGCCCACTGGCGTGCTTGGTACTCGTATCCTGCGCCGTTCCACTCCCGTGCCACAATTGCGTACGCCTTGCAAATAAAGGTGTGTAGACCCTCTTGTTTATACAGACTCACTAGCAATTCAGCCATTGCTGTTGGCTCTGCTGGGGCAATTTGTCGACTTTCCAAGTAGCTTTCCAACAGTAAAATTTCATTAATTCGATCGTCGGACAAGTCAGCAGACTTGCTTGAGGCTTTGCATTGACTGCAAGCACATTTAAAGCCGAGTTTATTTTTCGAGTATTCCTGTCGGTCCTGAAGAGTCTGGATAGGATTAAGGTACGATATAGTGATTTCTTCGTTGGCAGCGATATCACGGGCTGCATATAGCCTATGTGCAAGTACATCCCAGTCCCACTGGGATGCCGCATTTGGTCGACAGCTATGGTTGATCTTCTGTAGTAGTGTGTGTGAGTTATGATGCTGTTGTTTGGATTTTCGTATGTCTTGCACCACTTACAGATATGTTTGCATGCACCGCAATCATGCCAAGATCTGATTCATTGTCCAAGCCTGGCCACTGCGGTACAGGCCCGCCAGAAGCAATATAGCCATTTGTCCACATTCGTTGCGTCAAGCTCTCTTCGTATGGTCCTGCGTAGAGCTCGTGAAAGATCTGACGTGTGGTTCTTGGCAACTTCTCCACAGCCAATGTCTGAATTGCGGTTCGAACTTCCTCAGACGAGACTACCTCCATGTAATTGCGGTCTATAAAGATGATAGGTGGCTCTTGAGTGATGAGACTGCCTGCAGGTATGTATTCTGTTGCAAATATGCCTCGACCTTTCGTTCCGCTAGGTCTTGTTCTGAATAACGACTCGGCAGGAAATTTGGTATGATTCGATACAGCCGCAATGGTTTTTGAAATGTATTGAGCGCGCTCCGGGGTTGTTATGACAGAAATGCCCTTTTCATAATTAAAGTGCGGATCTGCAAACACGCAATATTGCTGTTGATGGTTGTCTGACCAGATACAGGTTGATTGATGATCAAATGAGGCATTATGCTGAGAGCTAAGAAGATCCAAGTTAAGATGTCCATGGGGAAGAGGACATGTTCCTGTATCGTCCCTGACGATGGCAAGTTCTTCTCCGGCATTTCCACCGAATCGTGCATGAAGTGTGGCCAGACCACTGCAACATACTTGTCCAACGCAAGTCAGGACAGCAAAAAGTCTGCCAGGATACATTTTGAAGATTCGGGATGCGGCTGTGATGAATGTTGGTTGATAGAACTACTTTGTCAGAGAAAGCGGGGTACATGTACAGCTGCTGGTTCAGCAAGAGCGTTTATATTACTTCGTACTACACACCCTTCCTGTGACATTTGACTACCATTTATACTCGGGGGATTCATATCAGGAAAATATAGAAGTTACCTTCTCCCAGCCAAAACTTACTATTTGACTTCACCAGTGAACTCACAGCAGAACTTACTACCTAACTTAGTCGACGTACTTTCCTATTTTAGCTTCACGATTATCGTACCTTTTTTCCCTTATCGGATCTCTTTCCCTTAATCAACCTACAGAAAATCAGCACAGAAAGGAGCTACGAATACTCGTGGTGATGGGTAAGAATGACTCCGTGTGTCAGGTAGCTCCCCACCATACAGGGCCTAGACATACAATCAAACTCTTAGTAGAtatcccatcgggtgctGCTTGACCCCATTTTCGCCAAGAGCGGGGTAGAGCCAATAAGGGGTTGTGAATCTATTAAGTTAACCAATAGGGTTAAAATACCTCTGTTGCCTATAGATTCTGAGTGTGCCAGAGGTACCAGCAATCTCTATCAATACATAATGGTACATTACAGTCTAAGCAGCCCTTCCGTGTTTTTTTTCGAGTGAGGTTATTCCCAGAGATCTCGCCTAGGGTCTGGCGGGCTCTTACTGCCCTTAGATTACTACAATAAGAGCAAGGCGAATTAACCTTCCTCGACCCCTTTCTATGTTGTTCCCATGGAATAGAGGTATTCCTTTTATCTATAGTCCGTCTAGGCCGTGACCTCTGCCGCCCTTGTGCTAATGGTCCGAACTGCTGAATAAGCTGGGCTGCAAGCAATTGCCGCCATTGGTGGTGTGATTTCACCTTCTGCCACCTAGGGCTGCCCCAGAGCTGCAGTAGGAAGCTATTCACAACTACCACTTCTAGTAGGAAATTCCAGGCAATTGACTGCCAGCCCCCTCGACGAATAGGGTGGCTGTATTGGTAATAGGACCTCATCTGGTCACTTACATCAACCCCATTCATCTTATGGTTGTATTCATCGATTGCCCTAGGGACTGGAAGGTCCTTGCGGACGTCTGGGCCAAAGACTTGTCGGGCAGCCTTCTTAGCAGCGGAATTcccagctgggcggcggcggctgcggatAACTTCCTGGCCGTCCTGGAAGACAGTTGACAGGAAGAGCACAAGGGCATTATCCTTCCAGGTGAACTGGTTGACCTATTTGCTAGTTAGGTAAGTAGGCTGGCTAGACTAGGCAGGGTAGGACAGGGctaggctggctggctggcagctTACCTCTCCATCTAAAGTAGGGATACAGTGTATTTCGCCCCAGGGGATACCCCGTCCTTCAGTCTCTTTCTCAGCAACTAGGATCTCATCTATCCCACTATCCTTCCGGCAGGTACCAGAAGCTCCAACCTGTTGATTCCGTAGGGTACGAAAGAGACGTATAGAGGCAAAGAGGTTGTCAAGAAAGACGTGGTAGGTTGCAGCTGGAAGTAGGGAGATAAGGGTAGTTACTACCTGCTGCGTTGGTGTCAACAGAGCCAGCTTTCCAGCAGCTGTCCCAGTCGACCGGGCTGCCCACCCGGGCTGAGCTGGGCTaggctgggcgggctgggcctgGGGGACTAATGCGTATGGGCCCTTTCCATGGACGTGCCACAGCCACCGTACACAGTAGCCAGACTGGGCAAGGATCCAGATCTTATAGCCAGTTGGGATAGGTTTCGTTGGAATCGTTGTCGTCTCAAGAGATCGACCTGTAAATCGGACCATAGCCTCGTCAACTGTAAGGTCTGAACCAGGTATATAAAGGGAATCCCCAGTCTCTTGGATGTGGGATGACCACTGGTTAACCTTCCGGTATACATCTGGCATTTGATCTTGGGTCTGACCCCGGCCCCGACCCCGGccctggctgggctgggctggctggctgggctggaatTCAGCAGTGTTGAATATCCGTAGTCGCTGGAGTAGTAGTTGGAAACGGTCCCGGGATATAAACCGCGTAAATAGGTGGATAGGATCCTCCTTTTGCTGCTGGGTCGACCAGTAGGTTGATAATCTAGATTCCCTATGAATTCCTATATATAATAGGATCCCTAGGAAGAGGTAGATCTCTTCTACTGAAGTCTTCCTCCACTTATACACTCTAGACGTTCTGGCCCTAGGGCCCTCCTTAGATAACGGCGCCGCATTCGTCCACTGGGCCCACTGCTCCACGAGGCCCTGCGGAACGTATTGGACGAATAGTTCTAGCGGGCTTGCAGGTAGCTGCCGTACCTCTTGGGCCCGGGCCGGCACGTTGAAGGGCCGGAAGGAGCCCGGAAGACCATGCTCGGCAGCTGGAGGTTCGTGGGGCCGGACTGTTGCTGCGTCACAGCGCTCTGGCGTACAGTCTGTATTACAGGCAGTAGTAAGGTCTTCCGGAAGGACCTCAACTACTATACAGCTGCGTATAGAAGTAACAGAAGCGTCAGAAGCATCAGAATCGCTAGAAGACATCACAGCATTAACCAAAATGGTGGTTTTAGTGGTGAAAGTAGGTCGGAAATCATAGGGGTACATGACGTACTGTCATGTATCCCTTTGAATGCGGAGTAAAAGTGGATAATTAGTGGGTATTTCCGGGCTTGGCGAAAATGGGGTCAAGCagcacccgatgggataGCCCCTGATTGGCTATTTTTGCAGATCAAAGTACGGATAGGCTCTTGGCACAAAGAGGGTTCGAAAATGCGCCCCCGCAGTTATCTGTCGTGGATAGTTATTTCTTTCTCTGATACCGGTATACAGGGTATCCGGCCGAAACGAAATATCCCTGCCAGGTATTATCTACCCACCCCGACCCTCACACCCCTATGACAGTACTTCTTGCAGCCTGCTGGTCTGATAGTCAACTACCCCTCACAGAATGTCCTTGTTCCATAAATCATAAGGTTATGTGCGGGGGTAGACACAACAGGGATAGTTTACTTACCCATAACACCCTGTACGCCAAGTTCAGATCCTAAGGGATATAAATAGAGAGCATCCCGACGTCCCAAAGTCACCCATATAATGTCCTGAAGAATTGTTGTCAACATATTTTTCATCACTGACATACATTGAACAAACGCAGTCAACGTACCTTTCACCCCTGACATCAGATAACAATGCTCTTACTCTCATGCACCCTTCTGTTGCTGTCGTCAGCAGTTCTTGCAGCTCCGCGGATTCCCCCCGAGTGTTCTAGTGATTGCGATAGGCCTCCAGGCCCCCAAATGGCTTTCATGTTAAGGGGTGGTGTGAATGGAGGCCCGAATCAGGGAGTACCTATAGTACCTATGAATGTACCGCTTCTGATGCTCCCACCCCTTATGATGGGCATGTTCCCCGCTAtgggcggtggcggtggcggtcgagggggcggcggtggtggaggacgcggaggaggagatccaATCATGGAAGCCAGGCGCCCTAACAAAATACGGCCCACAAAGGCACAACACAGGCGAATGATTGGAAAGCGTGAGGCTGAGGAGGATTTTGCGTAAGTGCTCACTTGAGTTGTCGTAACTAGTGGAAATATGTTTTAACCATAAACCACGAATAGGGGCATCCAACGACCTCGAACTATTGACAAGACTGAACACTAATGTCCCAAGGTTGATTACACCATTCACTAGGAGGCCCTGGGGCTCAGAAGTCATTAAGGCTGCACAGAGAAGCTGCTTGAGGAAGCGAAGATATGATAAATTGAATGACCTGGAAGACAAGAGGAAGGAACCTTGTTAGGGTTATCTACACTGCCTGTCGTTATCAGTGAAAATCTATGGATCTATGGATATTCTTTCTCTACTTGGAATATATTGTTCCCTACTTTCTTTATATTGCAGTCATAATAAAGGAATCTGTCGGAACAttagctgtccggccgccggccggatgacTCGTGTGCCCGGAAGGCTACATTTCGGCCTCTAACGGCCGTGGCAATAACCTCCCTTTGTATTCCACTCACTAAGCAATATCATAAGTAGACCAATATAACGAGTCTTCGTtgcttcacctcgccgtatatacggatacctggtaTAGTTACCAACAGAATCTTAGCGTGAGTGCTTCTGTTGTTGCTTGAAACGGTGTTGTATTACTGTGAGGGTCTGTTGTCTCATGAGTGAGATCCTCTTGTGTAAGATTGGTCTGCATTTCCGAGGAGATACAAAGCACAAGT contains:
- a CDS encoding Putative SET domain-containing protein → MYPGRLFAVLTCVGQVCCSGLATLHARFGGNAGEELAIVRDDTGTCPLPHGHLNLDLLSSQHNASFDHQSTCIWSDNHQQQYCVFADPHFNYEKGISVITTPERAQYISKTIAAVSNHTKFPAESLFRTRPSGTKGRGIFATEYIPAGSLITQEPPIIFIDRNYMEVVSSEEVRTAIQTLAVEKLPRTTRQIFHELYAGPYEESLTQRMWTNGYIASGGPVPQWPGLDNESDLGMIAVHANISKINHSCRPNAASQWDWDVLAHRLYAARDIAANEEITISYLNPIQTLQDRQEYSKNKLGFKCACSQCKASSKSADLSDDRINEILLLESYLESRQIAPAEPTAMAELLVSLYKQEGLHTFICKAYAIVAREWNGAGYEYQARQWAYESVMAGLIAGSETGMEEYVNDMEALLDGSRKHWSWRYRVHR